The following coding sequences are from one Alosa alosa isolate M-15738 ecotype Scorff River chromosome 13, AALO_Geno_1.1, whole genome shotgun sequence window:
- the ephb6 gene encoding ephrin type-B receptor 5 isoform X6, translated as MWSVFLYLSLFLQPNSAEEVMLLDTTESTTELGWTTYPDTGSSNGETREGWVKIDTIAADKSFSKVEPSQPHQYKPDRTRRINIKTRSFAPLTRNGFVLAIVDSGACVSLMGVIVFYRRCPATSRYLASYPATPSGVEPTALVPVDGVCVPNSQSQGGAGPRLHCNAEGEWMVPVGGCMCEAGYEPNQNSSACLACPVGFFKATAGSVSCTMCPANSRTSTEASMVCECRSGFYRAPSDINTTACTAPPSAPVSLSWEYESSEGGVSLRWRPPQDMGGRGEVWYGVVCRICPSASQSPPSMCSWCGETVTYTPSQTGLRQTKVTLNNLLTRVTYLIQVQAFNDVSSLSPFPPQFSSINFTTSQSVPSTVPMLHQLSRAADSITLSWPQPDRPNGDILEYQLRYYDRQSSDEDSAVSVFSETNTVTVASLNPGSIYAFQIRARNERGYGPYSHTIYFSTLAMEERSKQIQNRLPLLVGSVMGGAAFLLVVIAIIIVFVFKSKRRESPYSDRLQRYISNRGGVKYYVDPSTYEDPSEAVKEFAREIDPAHLKIEEVIGAGKTQFGEVSRGRYRPLGRREVLVAVKTLRWGVTDRERAMFLSEAGVLGQFDHPNVLKLEGVVTRSPPERIITEFMENGPLDAFLRENEDQFSVLQLVGMLRGVGAGMRYLSERNFVHRDLAARNVLVNSNLVCKVSDFGLSRLMRGLDHNMPTYTASLGSKIPVRWTAPEAFQHRKFSSASDVWSFGVLMWEVMSYGERPYWDMSNQEVMKAVVDQYRLPAPHNCPPALHALMLQCWQAERQDRPGFDSLLSSLDRLIRHPASLKAEHSRPTQPLLSPTPTDLSSVATVGDWLSALRMERYKDEFERAQLTSLERVSRLTMEDVQGLGVNLLGHQRKIVKAAQQLRTHLTQGQVEV; from the exons TCATCCAATGGGGAGACACGAGAGGGCTGGGTGAAGATCGACACCATCGCGGCGGACAAGAGCTTCAGCAAGGTGGAGCCCAGTCAGCCGCACCAGTACAAGCCGGACCGCACTCGCCGAATCAACATTAAAACCCGCAGCTTCGCACCCCTCACGCGCAACGG GTTTGTCTTGGCGATAGTGGACAGTGGGGCCTGTGTTTCCCTCATGGGTGTGATCGTGTTCTACCGCCGCTGCCCGGCCACCAGCCGCTACCTGGCCTCCTACCCCGCCACGCCCTCCGGGGTGGAGCCGACAGCCCTGGTGCCCGTGGACGGGGTCTGCGTCCCCAACAGCCAGTCGCAGGGTGGGGCCGGCCCACGACTGCACTGCAACGCCGAGGGGGAGTGGATGGTGCCTgtgggggggtgtatgtgtgaggcAGGCTACGAGCCCAACCAGAACAGCTCAGCCTGTCTGG CCTGTCCTGTGGGGTTTTTCAAGGCCACAGCGGGTTCGGTGTCGTGCACTATGTGTCCAGCCAACAGCAGGACCAGCACGGAGGCCTCTATGGTCTGTGAGTGCCGCAGTGGCTTCTACCGAGCGCCCTCTGACATCAACACCACCGCTTGCACAG CTCCCCCGTCTGCCCCTGTGTCTCTGTCCTGGGAGTACGAGAGCTCGGAGGGTGGTGTGTCGCTGCGCTGGCGCCCCCCGCAGGACATGGGTGGCCGGGGCGAGGTGTGGTACGGGGTGGTGTGCCGAATCTGCCCCTCCGCCTCGCAGTCGCCTCCCTCCATGTGCTCCTGGTGTGGCGAGACCGTCACCTACACCCCCTCTCAGACTGGACTCCGCCAGACCAAGGTCACCCTCAACAACCTGCTCACCAGAGTCACCTACCTCATACAG GTTCAAGCTTTCAACGATGTGTCATCCTTAAGCCCTTTCCCGCCCCAGTTCTCCAGCATCAATTTCACCACCAGCCAGTCAG TCCCCTCCACCGTCCCCATGCTGCACCAGTTGAGCCGGGCTGCAGACTCCATCACTCTGTCCTGGCCTCAGCCGGACCGACCCAATGGGGACATCCTGGAGTACCAGCTCCGATATTACGACAGG cAGAGCTCAGACGAGGACtctgctgtgagtgtgtttagtgAAACCAACACAGTGACAGTGGCCTCCCTGAACCCTGGCTCCATCTATGCCTTCCAGATACGGGCCAGGAATGAGCGAGGCTATGGGCCGTACAGCCACACCATCTACTTCAGTACTCTGGCCATGG AGGAGCGTTCAAAGCAAATCCAAAATCGGCTCCCCCTACTGGTGGGATCGGTGATGGGTGGAGCAGCATTCCTCCTGGTGGTTATTGCGATTATCATCGTGTTTGTATTCAAGAG TAAAAGGAGAGAGAGTCCATATAGCGACAGACTACAGCGATACATCAGCAACAGGG GGGGAGTGAAGTATTATGTGGACCCGTCAACCTATGAGGACCCCAGTGAGGCGGTCAAAGAGTTTGCCAGAGAGATAGACCCAGCTCACCTCAAGATCGAGGAAGTTATTGGTGCGGGTAAGA CCCAGTTTGGAGAGGTGTCCCGGGGGAGGTACCGTCCGCTGGGCCGGAGGGAGGTCCTGGTGGCCGTAAAGACGCTCCGCTGGGGGGTGACTGACCGGGAGAGGGCCATGTTCCTGAGCGAGGCGGGGGTGCTGGGACAGTTTGACCATCCCAACGTGCTGAAGCTGGAGGGGGTGGTGACGCGCTCCCCTCCGGAGAGAATCATCACTGAGTTCATGGAGAATGGTCCACTGGACGCTTTCCTCAGG GAGAATGAAGATCAGTTCAGTGTGCTTCAGCTGGTGGGCATGTTGAGAGGAGTGGGTGCAGGGATGCGTTACCTGTCGGAGAGAAACTTTGTGCACCGGGACCTCGCAGCACGCAACGTGCTGGTCAACTCCAACTTGGTGTGCAAGGTGTCGGACTTTGGTCTGTCTCGCCTGATGAGGGGCCTGGACCACAACATGCCCACGTACACCGCGTCATTG GGGAGCAAGATTCCAGTGAGGTGGACCGCTCCGGAGGCATTCCAGCATCGGAAGTTCAGCTCGGCGAGTGATGTCTGGAGCTTTGGCGTCCTGATGTGGGAGGTGATGTCCTACGGGGAGCGGCCGTACTGGGACATGAGCAACCAAGAG GTGATGAAGGCAGTGGTGGATCAGTACCGCCTTCCTGCCCCCCACAACTGCCCCCCGGCCCTGCATGCCCTCATGCTGCAGTGTTGGCAGGCAGAAAGACAGGACCGGCCAGGCTTCGactcgctcctctcctccctggaCAGACTCATCCGGCACCCAGCCTCCCTCAAGGCTGAACACAGCCG TCCCACTCAGCCCCTGCTGAGTCCCACACCCACAGACCTGTCGTCAGTAGCGACGGTTGGAGACTGGTTATCCGCCCTCAGGATGGAACGATACAAAGATGAGTTTGAGAGAGCACAACTTACAAGTCTGGAGAGAGTCAGCAGACTAACCATGGA GGATGTGCAGGGTCTGGGAGTGAACCTTCTGGGTCACCAGAGAAAGATTGTCAAGGCCGCTCAGCAGCTAAGGACTCACCTCACACAGGGTCAGGTTGAGGTGTGA
- the trpv6 gene encoding transient receptor potential cation channel subfamily V member 6 — MGPPLARSAPGEINHWWSHLRFRLQNKKGWNEMLDETFLLQTQQINNIPLFLAAKENNVGCIKKLMSCASTNIFERGALGETALHVAALNDNLEAAVALMNEAPELINEPMNSDLYQGMTALHIAVVNQNVNLVRELIRRGGDVATPRLTGMYFRKRRGGLLYYGEHILAFASCVGNEDIINMLINNGANIRAQDTLGNTVLHILVLQPNRTIACQVVDLLLSRDAEFDPTLPLDMVPNYRGVTPFKLAAKEGNIVAFQHLVNRRRIVQWNLGPLTSNLYDLTEIDSWSDELSVLELIVGSQKREARRILEVTPVRQLVSLKWNLYGKHYFRLLLLFYLLYIGIFTLCCVHRPLKDIPENYTLPENDKTIKIPKTLKESYVTYKDRLRLAGEIISVLGALAILLLEIPDILRVGAKRYFGQTALGGPFHVILIGYASLVVILCVLRATETPGESVLMAICLVLGWSNVMYFARGFQMLGPYVIMIQKIIFGDLTKFMWLSFIVLMGFSTALWMVYMTQEPFSLPAYTSFPITLFSQFELSVGLIDLPVDHEIHTPAIVHVLHCWFSVVSYILLLNLLIAMMSDTHWRVAQERDELWRTQVVATTLMLERRLPRWLWPRLGVCGLLYGLGERWYIRVEDRNDPFVQKIRRYINVFSKDGDQVRDKDNPEKIDTSSDLVSGEALSKPIQRGGANPNRKSLRGWQKIRESTLGFDTEKEDIYSDGQDIQFV, encoded by the exons ATGGGTCCGCCTCTTGCTCGATCAGCTCCAGGGGAGATCAACCATTGGTGGAGCCATCTGCGATTTCGCCTTCAGAACAAAAAAGGGTGGAATGAGATGCTTGATGAGACGTTTCTGCTGCAAACTCAACA GATAAACAACATCCCTCTTTTCTTGGCCGCAAAAGAGAACAATGTGGGATGTATCAAGAAACTCATGAGCTGTGCATCCACTAATATATTTGAGAGAG gtgctCTGGGTGAGACAGCTCTTCATGTTGCTGCTCTTAATGATAACCTGGAGGCAGCTGTAGCTTTGATGAACGAAGCACCAGAACTCATCAATGAACCCATGAACTCTGACCTTtatcaag GTATGACAGCTCTTCACATCGCTGTTGTGAATCAGAATGTAAATCTGGTCCGGGAGCTCAtcaggagagggggagatgtgGCCACACCAAGGCTGACAGGAATGTACTTCCGAAAGAGAAGAGGGGGTCTTTTATATTATg GGGAGCACATTCTGGCTTTTGCCAGTTGTGTTGGAAATGAAGACATCATCAACATGTTAATTAACAACGGCGCAAACATTCGTGCTCAGGATACTCTTG GGAATACCGTATTGCACATCCTGGTCTTGCAGCCCAACAGAACCATTGCCTGTCAGGTGGTGGATCTGCTTTTGTCTCGGGATGCTGAATTTGACCCCACTCTCCCTCTGGACATGGTCCCCAACTACAGAGGGGTCACCCCCTTCAAACTGGCTGCCAAGGAAGGCAACATAGTG GCATTTCAGCATCTTGTGAATCGCAGACGGATAGTGCAGTGGAACCTGGGACCACTGACGTCTAACTTGTATGACCTGACGGAGATCGACTCCTGGTCGGACGAGCTGTCAGTCCTGGAGCTGATCGTGGGCAGccagaagagagag gccAGAAGGATTTTAGAGGTGACTCCTGTCCGGCAGCTGGTCAGTCTCAAATGGAACCTCTATGGGAAACATTACTTCAG gttgctgctgctgttctaTCTGCTCTACATAGGAATATTCACACTTTGTTGTGTGCATCGCCCTCTAAAGGACATTCCTGAGAACTACACCCTCCCAGAAAATGACAAAACTATTAAAATACCAAAGACCCTTAAG GAGAGTTATGTAACCTACAAAGACCGCCTGCGTTTAGCTGGAGAGATCATCAGTGTTCTGGGAGCACTGGCCATTCTCCTTCTTGAG ATTCCAGATATACTAAGAGTTGGAGCTAAGCGCTACTTCGGACAGACTGCACTTGGTGGCCCCTTTCATGTCATTCT GATTGGCTACGCCAGCCTGGTGGTGATCCTGTGTGTGCTGAGGGCCACGGAGACGCCGGGTGAGTCCGTGCTCATGGCCATCTGTCTGGTGCTGGGCTGGTCCAACGTCATGTACTTCGCCCGAGGCTTTCAGATGCTGGGGCCCTACGTCATCATGATACAGAAG ATCATATTCGGGGACTTGACCAAGTTCATGTGGCTGAGTTTTATTGTACTCATGGGATTTTCCACAG CCCTGTGGATGGTGTACATGACCCAGGAGCCGTTCTCCTTGCCCGCGTACACCTCCTTCCCCATCACCCTCTTCTCTCAGTTTGAGCTGAGCGTGGGCCTCATCGACCTGCCGGTGGACCATGAGATCCACACGCCGGCCATCGTGCACGTGCTGCACTGCTGGTTCTCTGTGGTCTCCTACATCCTGCTGCTCAACCTGCTCATCGCCATGATGAGCGACACACACTGGCGCGTGGCCCAGGAGAGGGACGAGCTCTGGAGGACGCAG GTGGTGGCCACCACCCTGATGCTGGAGAGGAGGCTGCCCCGCTGGCTGTGGCCTCGGCTGGGAGTGTGCGGGCTCCTCTATGGCCTGGGGGAGCGCTGGTACATTAG ggTGGAGGATCGCAATGATCCTTTCGTCCAAAAAATCCGCCGATACATCAATGTCTTTTCGAAGGATGGCGACCAGGTCAGGGATAAAGACAATCCAGAAAAGATTGACACCTCCTCAGATCTAGTGTCTGGAGAGGCCCTTTCCAAACCCATACAGCGAGGCGGGGCAAACCCAAACAGGAAGTCCCTCAGGGGATGGCAGAAGATACGAGAAAGCACTTTGGGTTTCGACACAGAGAAGGAGGACATCTATTCTGATGGTCAGGACATTCAGTTTGTTTGA
- the si:dkey-26c10.5 gene encoding CD209 antigen-like protein A isoform X1, with protein MEMEVLTSADRKPDDKDVEESAEIPETDVIEAAEGGDEDETNVYSKLQNPAEDVYETATLAKQPQKHITNFSRFRLFRAVTAILSVICLILLVVIIALAMKLQMQSMCPDRLNEGENIDVSSVCTLERCLSIYPQRQVHTSTCHKCGKDWVEFEGFCFLLSRERLTWSESRSECRRRGGYLAVPDQDRVQNFLSQVSKSLHWIGLSRSRSGAWLWVDNSTLGKSNWSEQPGEADCVYLNGEAVPAQSWTTAKCSAVTYYICQKDR; from the exons ATGGAGATGGAGGTGCTGACCAGCGCTGACCGTAAACCTGATGATAAAGACGTGGAGGAAAGTGCAGAGATCCCAGAGACGGatg TTATAGAGGCAGCAGAGGGAGGGGATGAGGATGAAACCAATGTTTACTCCAAACTTCAGAATCCAGCTGAGGATGTCTATGAGACGGCAACCCTGGCAAAACAGCCTCAGAAACACATAACAA acTTCTCAAGATTTCGCCTGTTCCGGGCCGTGACTGCGATTCTCTCTGTCATCTGTCTGATACTATTGGTTGTGATTATTGCGCTCGCAATGAAGT TGCAGATGCAATCGATGTGTCCAGACAGATTGAACGAGGGGGAGAATATAGATGTGTCTTCTGTCTGCACTTTAGAGCGATGCCTGTCCATTTACCCGCAAAGACAAGTTCACA CCTCAACATGCCACAAGTGTGGGAAAGATTGGGTTGAGTTTGAAGGCTTCTGCTTCCTGCTCTCCCGGGAGCGTCTCACCTGGTCTGAGAGCAGAAGCGAGTGCCGGCGCAGAGGTGGTTATCTGGCTGTTCCTGATCAAGACAGAGTCCAG AACTTTCTGTCTCAGGTGAGCAAGAGTCTCCACTGGATTGGCCTGAGCCGCTCCCGCTCTGGGGCATGGCTCTGGGTGGACAACTCTACACTGGGCAAGAG TAACTGGTCAGAGCAGCCTGGAGAAGCAGACTGCGTGTATCTGAATGGAGAAGCTGTTCCTGCCCAGAGCTGGACAACTGCAAAATGCTCAGCTGTTACATACTACATCTGTCAGAAAGATCGCTGA
- the si:dkey-26c10.5 gene encoding CD209 antigen-like protein C isoform X2 translates to MQREKKSSKFGEPPRTDLSDFSRFRLFRAVTAILSVICLILLVVIIALAMKLQMQSMCPDRLNEGENIDVSSVCTLERCLSIYPQRQVHTSTCHKCGKDWVEFEGFCFLLSRERLTWSESRSECRRRGGYLAVPDQDRVQNFLSQVSKSLHWIGLSRSRSGAWLWVDNSTLGKSNWSEQPGEADCVYLNGEAVPAQSWTTAKCSAVTYYICQKDR, encoded by the exons AtgcagagggaaaaaaagtcgAGTAAATTTGGGGAACCGCCGAGGACAGATTTAAGTG acTTCTCAAGATTTCGCCTGTTCCGGGCCGTGACTGCGATTCTCTCTGTCATCTGTCTGATACTATTGGTTGTGATTATTGCGCTCGCAATGAAGT TGCAGATGCAATCGATGTGTCCAGACAGATTGAACGAGGGGGAGAATATAGATGTGTCTTCTGTCTGCACTTTAGAGCGATGCCTGTCCATTTACCCGCAAAGACAAGTTCACA CCTCAACATGCCACAAGTGTGGGAAAGATTGGGTTGAGTTTGAAGGCTTCTGCTTCCTGCTCTCCCGGGAGCGTCTCACCTGGTCTGAGAGCAGAAGCGAGTGCCGGCGCAGAGGTGGTTATCTGGCTGTTCCTGATCAAGACAGAGTCCAG AACTTTCTGTCTCAGGTGAGCAAGAGTCTCCACTGGATTGGCCTGAGCCGCTCCCGCTCTGGGGCATGGCTCTGGGTGGACAACTCTACACTGGGCAAGAG TAACTGGTCAGAGCAGCCTGGAGAAGCAGACTGCGTGTATCTGAATGGAGAAGCTGTTCCTGCCCAGAGCTGGACAACTGCAAAATGCTCAGCTGTTACATACTACATCTGTCAGAAAGATCGCTGA
- the zgc:92606 gene encoding gamma-aminobutyric acid receptor-associated protein-like 1, whose translation MTSQYQRTVPPEVRKAEGERVRAKHPDKIPIIVERAARSRAPELDKKKYLVPSDLTVGQLCFLIRQRVSMRPEEALFFFVKNSLPPSSMPLSAVYEEHHDEDLFLYMTYSNESVYGA comes from the exons ATGACCAGTCAGTATCAGCGAACTGTCCCTCCGGAAGTGAGGAAAGCAGAGGGGGAGCGGGTCCGAGCTAAACACCCCGATAAAATACCT ATTATTGTGGAGAGGGCTGCTAGGTCACGAGCTCCAGAACTGGACAAAAAGAAGTACCTAGTTCCCTCAGATCTTACAG TGGGTCAGCTGTGTTTCCTGATTAGACAGCGAGTGTCTATGAGGCCCGAGGaggctcttttcttttttgtcaagAACTCCCTACCCCCATCCAGCATGCCCCTCTCTGCAGTCTATGAG GAGCATCATGATGAGGACCTTTTCTTGTACATGACATACAGCAATGAAAGTGTATATGGTGCCTGA